Genomic DNA from Desulfuromonas versatilis:
GACTCGACCTTGTTTCTGACGGCCCTGAAGCACCGTTTCGGCCCGCCGACCATGCCGGCCCCCCTCGCCTGGGGGTGCTCGGCAGTGGCGCTGGCCCTGCTTCTGGCGCCGGCCGTGGGGCGGGCGGCAGAAGGGTCGCGGGTGGGGCCGTTCCCCATCGTCTACCCCGCGTCGGTTTCGGCGGTAACCGACACCGACGGTGACGGTCTCGGCGATGATCGGGATCAATGTCCGGGAACCCCCCTGGGGCATTCGGTGGATGCGCGCGGCTGCGCGCCCTCGCAGCTCGACGCCGACAGCGACGGGTTCATGGACCACGTGGACGCCTGTCCGGAAACCCGGCCCGGGGCCCCGATCGTCGCCAACGGCTGCTCCGCCGAACAGCTGGGCAAGCCGGCCGCAGGCGAAACCGCCGCCGCGGCCCAGGAGCCGCTTAACCAGTCCGCAACCCTGGAGCCGCTTTTCGCCGCCCTCATCGACAAGCCCCCCGGGGCGTCCCCGGCCTATGACCGCGACGGCGACGGCTTTGCCGCCGCGGCCTTCGGCGGCGACGACTGCGACGACAATTCCCCCTCCGTCCATCCGGGGGCGCCGGAAATCCCCTACAACCTGGCGGATGAAAACTGCAACGGCATGGCCGACGACGACGATTTCGACCAGGACGGCCTCCCCTCCTCCCTCGACCCCGACGATACCGACCCGGCGCTCTCCGTCAGCCGGGGCAGGGGGTTGGATGGGACCCTCCCGGCGGCCATCGCCGGGCCTGCGCCCGGCGCCCCACACCCGGCCGAGGCCGGGGTGGATTGCAGTTCCTGCCATGGCCGCAGCGAGCCCCCGGAAAGCGGCTGCACCGCGGCTGCCGGGTTCGCCTCCGCGACCCCTCTGGACTGCTCCGGCTGCCACTCCGGGCGGCACCTCTCCTCGGCCGTCAACCGCCACCTGCCGCGGGTGGCCTGCCCGAGCTGTCATCTGCCCCCAACCGCCCGCGGCTTGGGTACCGGGGGAAAAGTGTCGGCAGCACCGGGGCCCCAACTGCGCTTCTGGGACGGCCGCAGCCCCGATCCCCAGGCCCTCCCGGAACCGGCACCGGCCCTGGGCAGAGAGAGCAACGGGGGAAAGCTCTACCCCTTTGTCTTTCGCGCCGCCGAACTGGCGGTCACCCGGCAGACCCGCCAGGCGATCGAATTCGACGCCGACGCCTATCTCGCCACCGGCGACCCCGACGCGGCGGTGCGCCGCGGCCTGGAGAGGATGGG
This window encodes:
- a CDS encoding MopE-related protein; this translates as MFLTALKHRFGPPTMPAPLAWGCSAVALALLLAPAVGRAAEGSRVGPFPIVYPASVSAVTDTDGDGLGDDRDQCPGTPLGHSVDARGCAPSQLDADSDGFMDHVDACPETRPGAPIVANGCSAEQLGKPAAGETAAAAQEPLNQSATLEPLFAALIDKPPGASPAYDRDGDGFAAAAFGGDDCDDNSPSVHPGAPEIPYNLADENCNGMADDDDFDQDGLPSSLDPDDTDPALSVSRGRGLDGTLPAAIAGPAPGAPHPAEAGVDCSSCHGRSEPPESGCTAAAGFASATPLDCSGCHSGRHLSSAVNRHLPRVACPSCHLPPTARGLGTGGKVSAAPGPQLRFWDGRSPDPQALPEPAPALGRESNGGKLYPFVFRAAELAVTRQTRQAIEFDADAYLATGDPDAAVRRGLERMGLPADTPYDWISTVAWQPLAREVGSVDTALGCLDCHGNERIDFTALGYGLKGPAEELCTQCHGDLPSRGFLATHDRHVTRRGFDCGVCHRFSGS